A single window of Symphalangus syndactylus isolate Jambi chromosome 4, NHGRI_mSymSyn1-v2.1_pri, whole genome shotgun sequence DNA harbors:
- the NPFFR1 gene encoding neuropeptide FF receptor 1 isoform X1, protein MEEMKGNDIKELEGEPSQPPNSSWPLSQNGSNTEATPAANLTFSSYYQHTSPVAAMFIVAYALIFLLCMVGNTLVCFIVLKNRHMRTVTNMFILNLAVSDLLVGIFCMPTTLVDNLITGWPFDNATCKMSGLVQGMSVSASVFTLVAIAVERFRCIVHPFREKLTLRKALVTIAVIWALALLIMCPSAVTLTVTREEHHFLVDARNRSYPLYSCWEAWPEKGMRRVYTTVLFSHIYLAPLALIVVMYARIARKLCQARGLARGGEEAADGRAARRRARVVHMLVMVALFFTLSWLPLWALLLLIDYGQLSPSQLHLVTVYAFPFAHWLAFFNSSANPIIYGYFNENFRRGFQAAFRARLCPRPWGSHKEAYSERPGGLLHRRVFVAVRPSDSGLPSESGPSGGAPRPGRLPLRNGRVAHHGLPREGPGCSHLPLTIPAWDI, encoded by the exons ATGGAGGAGATGAAAGGGAATGACATCAAAGAGTTAGA AGGGGagccctcccagcctcccaacaGCAGTTGGCCCCTAAGTCAGAATGGGAGTAACACTGAGGCCACCCCGGCTGCAAACCTCACCTTCTCCTCCTACTATCAGCACACCTCCCCTGTGGCGGCCATGTTCATTGTGGCCTATGCGCTCATCTTCCTGCTCTGCATGGTGGGCAACACCCTGGTCTGTTTCATCGTGCTCAAGAACCGGCACATGCGTACCGTCACCAACATGTTCATCCTCAACCTGGCCGTCAGTGACCTGCTGGTGGGCATCTTCTGTATGCCCACCACCCTTGTGGACAACCTCATCACTG GGTGGCCCTTCGACAATGCCACGTGCAAGATGAGCGGCTTGGTGCAGGGCATGTCTGTGTCAGCTTCCGTTTTCACGCTGGTGGCCATTGCTGTGGAAAG GTTCCGCTGCATCGTGCACCCTTTCCGCGAGAAGCTGACCCTGCGGAAGGCGCTCGTCACCATCGCCGTCATCTGGGCCCTGGCGCTGCTCATCATGTGTCCGTCGGCCGTCACGCTGACCGTCACCCGTGAGGAGCACCACTTCTTGGTGGACGCCCGCAACCGCTCCTATCCGCTCTACTCGTGCTGGGAGGCCTGGCCCGAGAAAGGCATGCGCAGGGTCTACACCACTGTGCTCTTCTCGCACATCTACCTGGCGCCGCTGGCGCTCATCGTGGTCATGTACGCCCGCATCGCGCGCAAGCTCTGCCAGGCCCGGGGCCTGGCCCGCGGGGGCGAGGAGGCGGCGGACGGGCGCGCAGCGCGGCGCAGGGCGCGCGTGGTGCACATGCTGGTCATGGTGGCGCTGTTCTTCACGCTGTCCTGGCTGCCGCTCTGGGCGCTGCTGCTGCTCATCGACTACGGGCAGCTCAGCCCGTCGCAGCTGCACCTGGTCACCGTCTACGCCTTCCCCTTCGCGCACTGGCTGGCCTTCTTCAACAGCAGCGCCAACCCCATCATCTACGGCTACTTCAACGAGAACTTCCGCCGCGGCTTCCAGGCCGCCTTCCGCGCCCGCCTCTGCCCGCGCCCGTGGGGGAGCCACAAGGAGGCCTACTCCGAGCGGCCCGGCGGGCTTCTGCACAGGCGGGTCTTCGTGGCGGTGAGGCCCAGCGACTCCGGGCTGCCCTCTGAGTCGGGCCCTAGCGGTGGGGCCCCCAGGCCCGGCCGCCTCCCGCTGCGGAATGGGCGGGTGGCCCACCACGGCTTGCCCAGGGAAGGGCCTGGCTGCTCCCACCTGCCCCTcaccattccagcctgggatATCTGA
- the NPFFR1 gene encoding neuropeptide FF receptor 1 isoform X2, with amino-acid sequence MEGEPSQPPNSSWPLSQNGSNTEATPAANLTFSSYYQHTSPVAAMFIVAYALIFLLCMVGNTLVCFIVLKNRHMRTVTNMFILNLAVSDLLVGIFCMPTTLVDNLITGWPFDNATCKMSGLVQGMSVSASVFTLVAIAVERFRCIVHPFREKLTLRKALVTIAVIWALALLIMCPSAVTLTVTREEHHFLVDARNRSYPLYSCWEAWPEKGMRRVYTTVLFSHIYLAPLALIVVMYARIARKLCQARGLARGGEEAADGRAARRRARVVHMLVMVALFFTLSWLPLWALLLLIDYGQLSPSQLHLVTVYAFPFAHWLAFFNSSANPIIYGYFNENFRRGFQAAFRARLCPRPWGSHKEAYSERPGGLLHRRVFVAVRPSDSGLPSESGPSGGAPRPGRLPLRNGRVAHHGLPREGPGCSHLPLTIPAWDI; translated from the exons ATGGAGG GGGagccctcccagcctcccaacaGCAGTTGGCCCCTAAGTCAGAATGGGAGTAACACTGAGGCCACCCCGGCTGCAAACCTCACCTTCTCCTCCTACTATCAGCACACCTCCCCTGTGGCGGCCATGTTCATTGTGGCCTATGCGCTCATCTTCCTGCTCTGCATGGTGGGCAACACCCTGGTCTGTTTCATCGTGCTCAAGAACCGGCACATGCGTACCGTCACCAACATGTTCATCCTCAACCTGGCCGTCAGTGACCTGCTGGTGGGCATCTTCTGTATGCCCACCACCCTTGTGGACAACCTCATCACTG GGTGGCCCTTCGACAATGCCACGTGCAAGATGAGCGGCTTGGTGCAGGGCATGTCTGTGTCAGCTTCCGTTTTCACGCTGGTGGCCATTGCTGTGGAAAG GTTCCGCTGCATCGTGCACCCTTTCCGCGAGAAGCTGACCCTGCGGAAGGCGCTCGTCACCATCGCCGTCATCTGGGCCCTGGCGCTGCTCATCATGTGTCCGTCGGCCGTCACGCTGACCGTCACCCGTGAGGAGCACCACTTCTTGGTGGACGCCCGCAACCGCTCCTATCCGCTCTACTCGTGCTGGGAGGCCTGGCCCGAGAAAGGCATGCGCAGGGTCTACACCACTGTGCTCTTCTCGCACATCTACCTGGCGCCGCTGGCGCTCATCGTGGTCATGTACGCCCGCATCGCGCGCAAGCTCTGCCAGGCCCGGGGCCTGGCCCGCGGGGGCGAGGAGGCGGCGGACGGGCGCGCAGCGCGGCGCAGGGCGCGCGTGGTGCACATGCTGGTCATGGTGGCGCTGTTCTTCACGCTGTCCTGGCTGCCGCTCTGGGCGCTGCTGCTGCTCATCGACTACGGGCAGCTCAGCCCGTCGCAGCTGCACCTGGTCACCGTCTACGCCTTCCCCTTCGCGCACTGGCTGGCCTTCTTCAACAGCAGCGCCAACCCCATCATCTACGGCTACTTCAACGAGAACTTCCGCCGCGGCTTCCAGGCCGCCTTCCGCGCCCGCCTCTGCCCGCGCCCGTGGGGGAGCCACAAGGAGGCCTACTCCGAGCGGCCCGGCGGGCTTCTGCACAGGCGGGTCTTCGTGGCGGTGAGGCCCAGCGACTCCGGGCTGCCCTCTGAGTCGGGCCCTAGCGGTGGGGCCCCCAGGCCCGGCCGCCTCCCGCTGCGGAATGGGCGGGTGGCCCACCACGGCTTGCCCAGGGAAGGGCCTGGCTGCTCCCACCTGCCCCTcaccattccagcctgggatATCTGA